From the genome of Psychrilyobacter atlanticus DSM 19335, one region includes:
- the surE gene encoding 5'/3'-nucleotidase SurE, whose protein sequence is MNILISNDDGIYAEGIKILVNHLKDAGHTTYVVAPLEEQSGTGHGITLHQPLRVKEVYRDDHLFGHSVSGKPADTIKVALTHLYDEKNIDFVISGINRGANLGTDLFYSGTFAAASEGTFWRKNAIALSLIADGNDLYFESAGVFVAEYLKTIKDLKFPIGTLLNINVPNLPMEEIKGIKYTKQSNRKFQEKLIEREDTQGNKYFWLGGHPIKGDHVENSDLEAIENGYISITPVKLNLYDNELEVLLKENSKKEKYEINRS, encoded by the coding sequence ATGAATATATTAATTTCAAATGATGATGGGATCTATGCTGAAGGGATCAAAATTTTAGTTAATCACCTTAAAGATGCTGGACATACAACATATGTAGTTGCTCCTTTGGAGGAACAAAGTGGTACTGGACACGGAATTACTCTCCACCAACCCTTGAGAGTAAAGGAAGTTTATAGGGATGATCATCTGTTTGGTCACTCTGTATCTGGAAAACCTGCCGACACTATAAAGGTGGCATTGACCCACCTATACGATGAAAAAAATATTGACTTTGTAATCTCAGGTATAAATCGTGGGGCTAATCTAGGTACTGATCTATTCTATTCAGGTACTTTTGCTGCCGCCTCTGAAGGTACATTTTGGAGGAAAAATGCCATTGCTCTCTCCCTTATTGCAGATGGGAATGATCTATATTTCGAGAGTGCAGGAGTATTTGTTGCAGAGTATTTAAAAACAATAAAAGATCTAAAATTCCCTATAGGAACCCTTTTAAACATAAATGTTCCTAACCTTCCCATGGAAGAAATTAAAGGAATTAAATATACTAAACAGAGTAATAGAAAATTCCAAGAAAAATTAATAGAAAGGGAAGATACCCAAGGAAATAAATATTTTTGGTTAGGAGGACACCCTATAAAAGGTGACCATGTGGAAAACTCAGATTTAGAAGCTATTGAAAATGGCTATATATCTATCACACCTGTAAAATTAAATTTATACGACAATGAGTTAGAGGTACTACTTAAAGAAAACAGTAAAAAGGAGAAATATGAAATTAATAGAAGTTAG
- the rny gene encoding ribonuclease Y — translation MNTIIMIAAVIVAAGIFSSVLYKKSVVDKKIEDLNNLENSVEQAKVKAEKIEKRATFDAESKAKEITIKAKETAYKIKEDAEKEVKLAKNEINQKENRLIKREESLDSKLDRIEAKTVEINNYEKKLNLKEGEIEELKQKQELELEKISELSKEDAKNILLDKLKDDLTHDSAVMIRSFEHKLEEEKDRMTQRILSTAIGKASAEFVSDATVSVVQLPNDEMKGRIIGREGRNIRTIESLTGVDVIIDDTPEAVVLSCFDGVKREIARSALEKLVNDGRIHPTKIEEAIKKATKEVDKGIREAGEHALFELGITGVHPEVTKVLGSLKFRTSYGQNVLTHAIEVGHLAATLAAEIGADVKLAKRSGLFHDIGKVLTHETETSHGLLGAEFLRKFGEKDLVANGAESHHHEVEFKCIESVLVQAADAISASRPGARRETLNTYIKRLEELEAIASSFEGVDSSYAIQAGREMRIIINPEIISDDKTTILSRDIAKKIEETMQYPGQIKVTVVRETRSVEYAK, via the coding sequence ATGAATACAATTATTATGATAGCGGCAGTTATAGTTGCAGCAGGAATCTTTTCCTCTGTACTTTATAAAAAATCTGTTGTAGATAAAAAAATCGAAGATCTAAACAACCTTGAGAACAGTGTTGAGCAAGCAAAAGTTAAAGCTGAAAAAATCGAAAAAAGAGCTACTTTTGATGCTGAATCAAAGGCTAAAGAGATAACTATAAAAGCTAAAGAAACAGCATATAAGATTAAAGAAGATGCTGAAAAAGAAGTTAAATTAGCTAAAAATGAAATAAATCAAAAAGAAAATAGACTTATTAAAAGAGAGGAATCTTTAGACAGTAAGTTAGACAGAATTGAAGCAAAAACTGTAGAAATAAATAACTATGAAAAAAAATTAAACCTTAAAGAAGGCGAGATTGAAGAATTAAAACAAAAACAAGAGTTAGAATTAGAGAAAATCTCTGAATTATCTAAAGAGGATGCTAAAAACATCTTATTAGATAAGTTAAAAGATGATCTTACTCATGACTCAGCTGTTATGATCAGAAGTTTTGAACATAAATTAGAGGAAGAAAAAGACAGAATGACTCAAAGAATACTATCTACTGCTATTGGAAAAGCTTCAGCAGAATTCGTTTCTGATGCTACTGTATCTGTAGTACAATTGCCAAATGATGAGATGAAAGGTAGAATCATAGGACGTGAAGGTAGAAATATCAGAACTATTGAATCTTTAACTGGAGTAGATGTTATCATCGATGATACCCCAGAAGCTGTAGTTTTATCATGTTTTGATGGTGTAAAAAGAGAAATCGCTAGAAGCGCACTGGAAAAATTAGTAAATGACGGAAGAATTCATCCTACAAAAATTGAAGAAGCTATTAAAAAAGCGACTAAAGAAGTGGATAAAGGAATCCGTGAAGCTGGAGAACATGCACTATTTGAACTTGGTATTACAGGAGTTCATCCTGAAGTAACTAAAGTATTAGGTAGTCTGAAATTCAGAACTAGTTATGGACAAAATGTTTTAACTCATGCTATCGAAGTAGGTCATCTAGCTGCTACATTAGCTGCCGAAATCGGAGCAGATGTAAAATTAGCTAAAAGATCTGGTTTATTCCATGATATTGGTAAGGTATTAACTCATGAAACTGAAACTTCTCATGGATTATTAGGAGCTGAATTCTTAAGAAAATTCGGAGAAAAAGACCTAGTAGCAAATGGTGCTGAATCACATCATCATGAAGTAGAATTTAAATGTATCGAATCTGTTTTAGTCCAAGCAGCAGATGCTATATCAGCATCTAGACCTGGAGCAAGACGTGAAACATTAAATACATATATCAAAAGATTAGAAGAATTAGAAGCTATTGCGAGTTCTTTTGAGGGTGTAGATTCATCTTACGCTATCCAAGCTGGTAGAGAGATGAGAATCATCATAAACCCTGAAATCATAAGTGACGATAAGACAACTATCTTATCTCGTGACATAGCTAAAAAGATAGAAGAAACTATGCAGTATCCTGGTCAGATCAAAGTAACTGTAGTTAGAGAGACTAGATCTGTAGAATATGCAAAGTAA
- the prmA gene encoding 50S ribosomal protein L11 methyltransferase, with amino-acid sequence MKLIEVRLIFDADEPQYVKKEITDLFYEFGVQGLKIDEPMERDSLDYYRDEKIFLQRDYAVSAYFPINLYVEKKKSLITETFEEKFGEREDLIYSLDFYELDEEDYQNSWKKYLYPEKVSERFVVKPTWREYEIEGDEIVIELDPGRAFGTGSHPTTSLCIKQMEEYICEGDSVIDVGTGSGILMVAANKLGASEVWGVDIDPLAVEVAKENLELNKVDMDSIKLFKGDLVKVVEEKKFDVVVANILADVILLLLNDMSTVVKKGGLMILSGIIEDKADEIKRRIISLGYEVISETKDKEWVSFTAKA; translated from the coding sequence ATGAAATTAATAGAAGTTAGATTAATATTTGATGCCGATGAGCCTCAATATGTAAAAAAAGAAATAACCGATTTATTTTATGAATTTGGAGTTCAAGGACTTAAGATCGATGAACCGATGGAAAGAGATTCATTGGATTACTATAGAGATGAAAAGATATTTTTACAGAGAGACTATGCTGTATCGGCATATTTCCCTATAAATTTATACGTGGAGAAAAAAAAATCTCTTATTACAGAAACTTTTGAAGAAAAATTTGGTGAACGTGAAGATCTTATCTATTCATTAGATTTTTATGAATTAGATGAAGAAGATTATCAAAATTCTTGGAAAAAATATCTTTACCCTGAAAAAGTAAGTGAAAGATTTGTGGTAAAACCTACTTGGCGTGAATACGAAATCGAAGGAGACGAGATTGTAATCGAATTAGATCCTGGAAGGGCTTTTGGTACTGGTTCTCACCCGACTACTTCTCTTTGTATCAAACAGATGGAAGAATACATCTGTGAAGGTGACTCTGTTATAGATGTTGGTACTGGTTCTGGAATACTGATGGTTGCAGCTAATAAATTAGGGGCATCTGAGGTGTGGGGCGTTGATATCGACCCTCTAGCTGTAGAAGTAGCGAAAGAAAATTTAGAGTTAAATAAAGTCGATATGGATAGTATTAAACTGTTTAAAGGTGATTTGGTAAAAGTTGTAGAAGAGAAGAAATTTGATGTAGTAGTAGCTAACATCTTAGCCGATGTAATCTTACTCCTACTAAACGACATGTCTACAGTTGTAAAAAAAGGCGGTCTTATGATCCTTTCTGGAATTATCGAAGATAAAGCCGATGAGATAAAGAGAAGAATAATTTCATTGGGATACGAAGTTATTTCAGAGACAAAAGACAAAGAGTGGGTAAGTTTTACTGCCAAAGCGTAA
- the yqeH gene encoding ribosome biogenesis GTPase YqeH has product MIKKCNGCGIELQSEDKNKQGYVPKEMLKGKKSATCQRCFKLTNYGDFIPMEMTAEDYRKEVQRSAKSAKIVLAVFDIIDFEGSFDDEILDILREKDSIIIINKIDLIPGGKHASEVANWVKERLSEEGIVPLDIAIVSAKNTYGINGIIRKINHFCPHGAKVMVMGTTNVGKSSIINRLLGEKKATISKYPGTTLKATKNVIPDSNITIIDTPGLIPTGRISDLVCEKCHLDIVPSKEISRKTFKVNADKIILIGGLVKVKVLTDNEMKPIFSIFADKNVTFHDTKEERVEKLITEHTGTLITPPCEKCKDEFYALPTKTEIYDLNIEEELVFKGLGWISVKRGPLKVEITLPEAAEVIVRDAFIQPKRPVK; this is encoded by the coding sequence ATAATAAAAAAATGTAACGGTTGTGGTATTGAACTACAAAGTGAAGATAAAAATAAACAAGGTTATGTACCTAAAGAGATGCTAAAAGGAAAGAAAAGTGCAACCTGCCAAAGATGTTTTAAGTTAACTAACTACGGAGATTTCATCCCTATGGAGATGACTGCTGAAGATTATAGAAAAGAGGTTCAGCGTTCTGCTAAAAGTGCTAAGATAGTCTTAGCTGTATTTGATATCATTGACTTTGAAGGATCATTTGATGACGAAATATTAGATATCTTAAGAGAAAAAGATTCTATTATAATCATCAATAAGATCGATCTAATTCCTGGAGGAAAACACGCCAGTGAGGTAGCTAACTGGGTAAAAGAAAGACTTTCAGAGGAAGGGATTGTTCCCCTAGATATAGCTATAGTCAGTGCTAAAAATACCTATGGTATCAACGGTATCATAAGAAAGATAAATCATTTCTGCCCACATGGTGCTAAAGTTATGGTAATGGGTACTACAAATGTTGGAAAATCAAGTATCATAAATAGATTATTAGGAGAGAAAAAAGCTACTATCTCTAAATATCCTGGTACTACACTTAAAGCTACTAAAAATGTAATACCTGATTCTAATATTACAATAATCGATACTCCTGGATTGATCCCTACTGGAAGAATATCTGACCTGGTATGCGAGAAATGTCATTTAGACATCGTTCCTTCTAAGGAGATTTCTAGAAAAACATTTAAAGTAAATGCTGATAAAATAATCTTAATCGGTGGATTAGTTAAGGTTAAAGTCCTAACTGACAATGAGATGAAGCCTATATTCAGTATATTTGCTGATAAAAATGTAACTTTCCACGATACAAAAGAAGAAAGAGTAGAAAAACTTATTACTGAGCATACAGGAACTTTAATAACTCCTCCATGTGAGAAATGTAAAGATGAGTTCTATGCTTTACCTACAAAAACTGAAATCTATGATCTAAATATAGAAGAGGAACTTGTATTTAAAGGACTTGGATGGATCTCTGTAAAGAGAGGACCATTAAAAGTAGAAATTACCCTTCCGGAAGCTGCAGAAGTAATTGTAAGAGATGCATTTATTCAACCGAAAAGACCAGTTAAATAA
- a CDS encoding M20/M25/M40 family metallo-hydrolase, whose amino-acid sequence MINEKRIVDNFLDMVKIPSPSLKERAMADCVKAELEKIGLEVTEDNAGESCNGNAGNIIGVLKAKGSNKKKILFSAHMDTVLPCDKITPIIENGIIKSDGTSVLGGDDKAGIAAILEMLKQLKENNLDHPEIIVVFSIAEEIGLFGARAMDVEKYAPDFGIIIDSGGKPGTVTIQAPFAAKGKIEIIGKPAHAGLEPENGINALVVASHAITKLRLGRVDENTTSNIGVVTGGAAVNIVMPSVSMMYEARSFDGKVLDELLAETKAIFTETAKEFGAEFKEAIVKGYDGFKIEAGSEILEILEDACKGINIEYKPMKSGGGSDTNIYNGKGIPSVNLGIGMSKVHTKEEFIKIEDMVGCTKLLLSIIDKI is encoded by the coding sequence ATGATAAATGAAAAAAGAATCGTAGATAATTTTTTAGATATGGTTAAAATCCCATCACCATCTCTCAAAGAAAGAGCTATGGCTGATTGTGTAAAAGCTGAATTAGAGAAAATCGGTCTTGAAGTTACTGAAGATAACGCAGGTGAAAGTTGTAACGGTAATGCCGGTAATATCATTGGTGTCTTAAAAGCTAAAGGTTCTAATAAGAAGAAAATATTATTTAGTGCTCATATGGACACTGTTTTACCTTGTGATAAGATTACTCCAATCATAGAAAATGGAATCATTAAATCAGATGGTACCTCTGTTTTAGGGGGAGACGACAAAGCTGGTATTGCAGCTATCTTAGAGATGCTTAAACAACTAAAGGAAAATAACTTAGACCATCCTGAAATTATTGTTGTATTTTCTATTGCAGAAGAGATTGGTCTTTTCGGTGCTCGTGCAATGGATGTAGAAAAATATGCTCCTGATTTTGGAATCATCATCGACTCAGGTGGTAAACCTGGAACTGTTACTATACAGGCACCATTTGCAGCAAAAGGAAAGATTGAGATTATTGGTAAACCAGCTCATGCAGGTTTAGAACCTGAAAATGGGATAAATGCATTGGTAGTGGCATCTCATGCCATCACTAAACTAAGATTAGGAAGGGTAGATGAAAATACTACTTCTAATATTGGTGTAGTAACTGGAGGAGCAGCTGTAAATATTGTTATGCCTAGTGTATCTATGATGTATGAGGCTAGAAGTTTTGATGGTAAAGTTTTAGATGAGCTATTAGCTGAAACTAAAGCTATCTTCACTGAGACAGCGAAAGAGTTTGGGGCAGAATTTAAAGAAGCAATCGTAAAGGGGTATGACGGATTTAAAATCGAAGCAGGTAGTGAAATCTTAGAGATTTTAGAGGATGCTTGTAAAGGTATAAATATCGAATATAAACCTATGAAATCTGGTGGTGGAAGTGACACTAATATCTACAATGGAAAGGGAATACCTTCTGTTAATCTAGGTATAGGTATGAGTAAGGTACATACTAAAGAAGAATTTATTAAAATCGAAGATATGGTAGGATGTACAAAATTATTACTTTCTATTATAGATAAAATATAG
- a CDS encoding O-antigen ligase family protein has translation MLKKIKLLPLMIILGVVPLIVRLKVIPTPIGSLDYMAYPLGENNFDFFSYYKAVLIVSLSTIGLILFFIKGEIIKTKYYIPLIFMGILANLSTVFSPFTSIVLKGVGDRYEGIFVWLSYLIITFLTINLARNKKDIKILVGAAFAGIIIISIIGSFQFFGLDLFKSDFGRHLILPKGLWGIADTLNFKFDKYIIYSTYFNPNYGGSLMVMFLFFAAMTFLSVRGKLYNILSYLFYILIYINWLGCRSRAGFLAGQFTLVFFLFFYRKKIIKKSKKIILLIITSLIIGVIMNSFSENSLGKKLYDAELSKYNPMREMVLNTPNDLLVTTDKASLNILTKDKQLSFKDEEGRLLPFEFVDNRYKFTDNRYEKFEIEKRKEDYYNITYDKFSYPLILRNNGFKTVGFQGRLSDIYMADRVKWMDGYETKGSSRIYIWSRTIPKLKQTGFLGGGPDTYSLIFPQEDNFGKRIAYGNPSMIVDKPHNLYLQILINMGYLFFIGFVVFVGSYIIQSIKIYRNREFNSFYEVVGLATALAISGYLAAGMFNDSAVSVAPYFWFFIGLGIAVNKKLEG, from the coding sequence ATGTTAAAAAAAATAAAATTATTACCGTTGATGATTATCTTGGGAGTGGTGCCCCTAATAGTAAGGTTAAAGGTTATACCAACTCCTATAGGAAGTTTAGATTATATGGCTTATCCATTGGGAGAGAATAACTTTGATTTTTTCTCCTACTATAAGGCTGTCTTGATTGTATCCCTTTCGACTATAGGACTCATACTTTTCTTTATAAAAGGTGAAATTATAAAAACAAAATACTATATCCCTTTAATATTTATGGGAATATTGGCTAATTTATCTACAGTATTTTCCCCCTTTACATCGATAGTTTTAAAAGGGGTCGGAGATAGGTATGAGGGGATCTTTGTATGGCTGTCATATCTAATAATAACTTTTTTGACCATTAACTTGGCAAGAAATAAAAAAGATATAAAAATACTTGTAGGAGCAGCTTTTGCAGGGATTATAATAATTTCAATCATAGGCAGCTTTCAATTTTTTGGACTAGATTTGTTTAAAAGTGATTTTGGAAGACATCTAATTTTACCAAAAGGTCTATGGGGAATAGCTGATACTCTAAATTTTAAATTTGATAAATATATTATTTATTCTACCTATTTTAACCCAAACTATGGTGGTTCATTGATGGTTATGTTTTTATTCTTTGCTGCAATGACTTTTTTGAGTGTAAGGGGAAAGTTATATAATATTTTATCTTATTTATTTTATATCTTGATCTATATAAATTGGCTGGGGTGTCGATCGAGAGCAGGATTTTTAGCAGGACAATTTACATTGGTATTTTTTCTTTTCTTTTATAGGAAAAAAATCATTAAAAAATCAAAAAAAATTATCTTACTCATAATTACGTCTCTAATTATAGGTGTGATTATGAACAGTTTTTCAGAAAATTCCCTAGGAAAAAAGTTATATGATGCAGAACTATCAAAATATAACCCTATGAGGGAGATGGTTCTAAATACTCCCAATGATTTGCTGGTCACAACAGATAAGGCTTCATTGAATATCCTCACAAAAGATAAACAGTTAAGTTTTAAAGATGAGGAGGGCAGACTACTTCCTTTTGAATTTGTAGACAATAGATATAAATTCACTGATAATAGATATGAAAAATTTGAAATTGAGAAAAGAAAGGAAGATTACTATAATATTACTTATGATAAATTTAGCTATCCTTTAATTTTAAGAAATAATGGCTTTAAAACCGTTGGATTTCAGGGGAGACTCAGTGATATCTATATGGCTGACAGAGTTAAATGGATGGATGGTTATGAGACAAAGGGGAGTTCAAGAATATATATATGGTCTAGAACTATTCCAAAATTAAAACAGACTGGATTTTTAGGAGGAGGACCTGATACTTATTCTTTAATCTTCCCTCAGGAAGATAATTTTGGAAAAAGAATAGCCTATGGAAATCCTAGTATGATTGTGGATAAACCTCATAATCTATATTTACAGATCCTTATCAATATGGGGTATCTATTTTTTATAGGGTTTGTAGTTTTTGTTGGATCTTATATAATTCAATCTATAAAAATTTATAGAAATAGAGAGTTTAATAGTTTTTATGAAGTTGTGGGCTTAGCTACAGCACTAGCTATAAGTGGTTATCTGGCTGCTGGTATGTTTAATGACAGTGCAGTATCGGTAGCACCATATTTTTGGTTTTTTATAGGGTTAGGTATAGCTGTAAATAAAAAGCTGGAAGGGTGA
- a CDS encoding LolA family protein, producing the protein MKKFILYFFIFSLSLFAKDKNEFNKINTFKAVITETSHLNNRTKTKEYEILADLPDKLIKKMISPSINKGEIYLYNGSNKTIYYPLLEQTIDQKINEDENYTLKFIRDLKSYEGDVDFKVIKSNNQIQKIIYNDGITIEFESFSKINEINFPTHVRILDRNIEISELIIKDIKINIPISKKDFSLDEIIKN; encoded by the coding sequence ATGAAAAAATTTATTCTTTATTTTTTTATATTTAGCTTGAGTTTATTCGCTAAAGATAAAAATGAATTTAATAAAATCAATACTTTTAAGGCTGTAATTACCGAAACCAGCCATTTGAATAATCGAACCAAAACAAAGGAATATGAGATCTTAGCCGATCTACCAGATAAACTTATAAAAAAAATGATTTCTCCTTCTATAAATAAGGGAGAAATTTATCTATATAATGGGTCTAATAAAACTATCTATTATCCACTTTTAGAGCAGACGATAGATCAAAAGATAAACGAAGATGAAAATTATACTTTAAAATTTATTCGGGATCTTAAATCATATGAGGGAGATGTAGATTTTAAGGTGATAAAATCTAATAACCAAATCCAAAAAATCATCTATAATGATGGAATAACTATAGAATTTGAATCTTTTTCAAAAATAAATGAGATTAATTTCCCAACACATGTTAGAATACTAGATAGAAATATTGAAATTTCAGAATTAATAATTAAAGATATTAAAATAAATATACCTATATCTAAAAAGGATTTTTCCCTCGATGAAATTATTAAAAACTGA
- the mreC gene encoding rod shape-determining protein MreC gives MNFKQKKTKQKWWLSLIIVILITAAFSRSDFLISKTNNLLLPLKLKVYKTTSNIQNYFNTFFYIKEISKKNEILELTIEKQKHISFENKNLLKENQHLRELLKMKKKVKYKIIVAQISYIDALNPYETISIDKGKNDNIKQNMAVTSTLGVVGRIKEVFDDHSTVELITSNQSYTSATNENGDTLSILSGQGNEILSLEYVVTDSNIQVGDKIFTSGISDIYKKNLFLGEITSIDNNDEMFKQITVKLPYNIFNLKDVMVIKKER, from the coding sequence ATGAATTTTAAACAAAAAAAGACTAAACAAAAGTGGTGGTTATCTTTAATCATAGTTATTTTAATAACTGCCGCTTTTTCGCGGTCTGACTTTCTTATATCTAAAACTAATAACCTACTGCTTCCCCTTAAATTAAAAGTATATAAAACTACCAGTAATATTCAAAATTATTTCAATACTTTTTTTTACATCAAAGAGATCTCTAAAAAAAATGAAATTTTAGAATTAACCATAGAAAAACAAAAACATATTTCCTTTGAAAATAAAAACCTTTTAAAGGAAAATCAGCATCTAAGAGAATTACTTAAAATGAAGAAAAAAGTCAAATATAAAATTATCGTAGCACAAATTTCCTATATCGATGCACTAAACCCCTACGAAACTATATCAATTGATAAAGGCAAAAATGATAATATAAAACAAAATATGGCGGTTACTTCTACTCTCGGTGTAGTTGGAAGGATCAAAGAAGTCTTTGATGATCACTCCACTGTGGAATTAATCACTTCTAACCAAAGTTACACCAGTGCTACCAATGAAAATGGAGACACTCTCTCGATTTTAAGTGGCCAGGGAAATGAGATACTCAGTCTAGAATATGTTGTTACTGATTCAAATATCCAAGTAGGCGATAAAATATTTACCTCTGGTATCAGTGATATCTATAAAAAAAATCTTTTTTTAGGAGAGATTACATCTATCGACAATAATGACGAGATGTTTAAACAGATAACAGTAAAATTACCATATAATATATTTAATCTCAAAGATGTTATGGTTATAAAAAAAGAGAGGTGA
- a CDS encoding TIGR00282 family metallophosphoesterase yields the protein MKVLIIGDVVGKPGRNILTDYLERKKNEYDLIVVNGENAAAGFGLTEKIAKQFYEIGVDAITSGNHIWDKKEMVEYLKTDHKILRPLNYPKGVSGVGWNIFTTPAGEKVGVVSLQGRIFMPPIDCPFQRISEVLDEIRKHTTNIVVDFHAEATSEKMAMGRFLDGKVSVVLGTHTHIQTSDSRVLDGGTGYITDVGMTGSHDGIIGMTVDSVLPRFLTSLPTKFAICNDNVRINGIEVELDQYGKCSDIKRVDLSIEELDFADFL from the coding sequence ATGAAAGTTTTAATAATAGGAGATGTTGTTGGTAAACCAGGTAGAAATATCTTAACTGACTATCTAGAGAGAAAAAAAAATGAATATGATCTAATCGTTGTCAATGGTGAAAATGCTGCTGCAGGATTTGGATTAACTGAAAAAATTGCTAAACAATTTTATGAAATCGGAGTAGATGCCATCACTTCCGGTAACCATATTTGGGATAAAAAAGAGATGGTAGAATATCTTAAAACCGATCATAAAATTTTAAGACCACTGAACTATCCAAAGGGCGTATCTGGAGTAGGTTGGAATATTTTTACAACTCCTGCTGGAGAAAAAGTAGGTGTTGTTTCATTACAAGGCAGAATCTTTATGCCGCCTATTGATTGTCCATTCCAAAGAATATCTGAAGTCTTAGACGAGATCAGAAAACATACAACAAATATTGTCGTAGATTTCCATGCTGAAGCTACATCTGAAAAGATGGCTATGGGAAGGTTCCTTGACGGTAAAGTTTCAGTAGTTTTAGGAACTCATACCCATATCCAAACTTCTGACAGTAGAGTTTTAGACGGCGGTACCGGTTATATTACAGATGTAGGGATGACTGGATCTCATGACGGGATAATAGGAATGACTGTAGACTCTGTTCTACCTAGATTTTTGACTTCTCTTCCAACTAAGTTCGCTATCTGTAATGACAATGTAAGAATCAATGGTATTGAGGTAGAATTAGATCAATATGGGAAATGCAGCGATATCAAGAGAGTCGACCTGTCTATCGAAGAGTTAGACTTTGCAGACTTTTTATAA
- a CDS encoding STAS domain-containing protein — translation MNSNFELIEKDINGIKVIKITGELDAMVAPKLKERLAKLVENETYNFIINCEELSHINSLAMGILRGKLREVKGHDGDIKLSNLNDHIKTIFEMVGLDEIFEICATEEEALAKF, via the coding sequence ATGAACTCTAATTTTGAATTAATCGAAAAGGACATTAATGGAATAAAGGTAATTAAAATCACAGGTGAACTTGATGCTATGGTAGCTCCTAAGTTAAAAGAGAGACTAGCTAAGTTAGTTGAAAACGAAACTTATAACTTTATAATTAACTGTGAAGAGTTAAGCCACATCAATAGTTTGGCTATGGGGATTTTAAGAGGGAAATTAAGAGAAGTTAAAGGACATGATGGTGATATAAAACTATCAAACTTAAATGATCATATCAAAACAATTTTTGAAATGGTTGGGTTAGATGAGATATTTGAAATTTGTGCTACTGAAGAAGAGGCTTTAGCTAAATTTTAA
- the recO gene encoding DNA repair protein RecO, producing MKLLKTDGIVIKKVDHSEADRALTLFTKNFGKININISGIRKSKKRHLNGADLFGISNFIFYKKDEHYILSSFELNETFFNLRKDLEKLNISFHILEILNSILVENETRTGLYKLLLNSFRFLDKNNKPTKDYLLLGYFLALLIKEEGIMFNIKDGLYFNIENSIIDNMPTSNKLTEIQKIITIHLFDEKINDIISLDPCIDDIINIILLLEDYMNYHLNLKINFKKYF from the coding sequence ATGAAATTATTAAAAACTGATGGCATAGTGATAAAAAAAGTGGATCACTCTGAAGCTGACCGAGCATTGACATTATTTACTAAAAATTTTGGTAAGATCAACATCAATATTAGTGGTATCAGAAAATCAAAAAAAAGACATCTCAATGGAGCTGATCTATTCGGGATATCTAACTTTATATTTTATAAGAAAGATGAACACTATATTTTGAGTTCTTTTGAATTGAATGAAACTTTTTTTAATCTCAGAAAAGATCTGGAAAAATTAAACATTTCTTTTCATATCTTAGAAATTTTAAACTCTATCTTAGTTGAAAATGAAACACGAACAGGTTTATACAAATTACTTTTGAATTCCTTTCGGTTTTTGGACAAAAATAATAAACCTACCAAGGATTATCTCCTTTTAGGTTATTTTTTAGCTCTCCTTATTAAAGAGGAAGGAATTATGTTCAATATAAAAGACGGCTTATATTTTAATATAGAAAATTCCATAATAGACAATATGCCGACCTCTAATAAATTAACTGAAATTCAAAAAATTATAACTATACACTTATTCGATGAAAAAATAAATGATATAATCTCTCTAGATCCATGTATAGATGATATTATAAATATAATTTTACTCTTGGAAGATTATATGAACTACCATTTAAATTTAAAAATAAATTTTAAAAAATATTTTTAG